One Argentina anserina chromosome 6, drPotAnse1.1, whole genome shotgun sequence genomic window, CTGTGCCTTTTACTTTTATAAAGGTAACTGTAAAATCCTTGCTTGCTGTCTAAGAATCCAAAGGAAACTGCATAATACTTTTTCCATCCCCGAATTCTGATCTACAAGATTATCATTGTGTCTCCTTTCGCAAAGGCATCGTGCCTGCAAGGCTGTGTTGTGGTGACCAAGGTACCCATTTGGGGATTTACCACCAGTCCACCACATACAGTAATGTTTACATCCAGCTTTACCATTTCCTCATGGTCATTAGGTTCATCACTTGACCATTAGCTCAAGATCCAAGGAAAATTACAGGGAGTCGAAGGTGGTGAATGTAATGGTAAAGGGCGGCACAAAGCCTTGAGATAAGTAAAGAATATATGCATAGTTgctcatatgagtcatttccACCAGCTTCGATCTGCATTATTGGTGTTCTAGGGGACAAGAGGAATGAGCCATGCATGGGCCTatggttttcttttcttcttctgcttgTTTTGCGTGAGGAAGATCAATAATGAGAGTAGTTATGGAGATTATGAAGAGGGTGTGACAAATGGGGTTGAACTGGACACGAACTTGTGGACAAAAAAACCTACAGACTTGGCCATCTTAGTCATGTATATCCACCAATAGGCTGTTTCATTTCCTAGAGGAGGTGGACGTAGAACTATtgaaatcaacaaaaaaatcgACATAAATAGTGTTCAACACATGGTGCATCGGAAAAGAAAGGTGATCAACACATGTTATGACTCAGAGAATGACCGAACATATTGGCATATTGCTAAGAGTTCAGACAAACGTTTATAGGCTATGTAAAAGCATTTATCCATTTGTGTTTGCGTAGTAATATTTATGGATTtatgtaaaataaaacattcTATATACGTGAAATTCACATACATTAACTAATGACAAGAATTTTCACTCATATGTTATTAAatttaggggtgggcataacaAACGGAAATTCTGATCCCGTCCTGatctcgtcccgaaattcatcgGGACGGGAAGGGacgaaggtctaaaaacgttcgtcccgtcccgtcccgtcccacctttaatgaaaacttaaaaattcttatatatttgtatcaaaatgaaactaatttatgttcttaataactccaaaattatatcaactcaaataataatggtaaattataatattttgaacataatatgcatttttttgttaaaatttcattattgaatgttactttgttaatgaaaaagtaaaaatataagtttttatttaacttcataggaatgtgggatttgtcccgttccgtcccgtcccaactgGGATTAATTCCGAGTGTGATGCATTTTTAAAAACACTCGTCCCGTCCTGATTCAAAAgtgtgggatgagccccgtcccgtcctCACCCCtaattaaatttgattttcatcTTCATATTAATAGAACATTTTATGGTGTAACATTGTTATGCAATCCGATGAATAAATCAATTGTCATTAGTTCATACTTCTATCTAGTGAAATAGATCGGAGTTGTTTGTATCACATCTATACGGACTACACCATCATTCTTGATCAAATAGAAGAGTAGACTAGTTTTCATACGCAAATGGATCTCAATTTTGTGAGCAATGTAGTCAACAATTtgcgcccccccccccccccccccccccccccgccaAGGGATCCAATGGGTGGCCAAAATGCAAAATGCATATAAAAAGCCACAACATTCCTCATTCCTTTCCCCCAACTCCCAATTTACTCTATATAAACTGCAAAGTGAAAGTCGATCCAAAGCATAAGCACACGATCCCATTATGGAACTAGaaaccaccaccacaaccatCATGGCTGCTCTGGCCGCCCTCACACCTCCCCAACTCTCCGATCTCACCCACAccctcctctccctctcccaccaccaccgccgccGCATCTCCTCTCTACTTTCCTCTCACATCCTATTTTCACTCACTCTCCGCCACCTCAACTCCCTCTCCCTCCACCACAAGACCATCCTCATCGCCCGCCACGTTATCTCCTCCCTCCATCACCTCGCCCTCCATTTCCAGCCAGCCGCCAACGCCCCACCGCCACGAGTCAAGCTGAGAGACCTCGACGCCGTGCTACTCCTACTCTTGCTCTGCGAGGTCCACCAGCACGACCCGGACGCCCTCCAAGCCCCAACCGCGAAATGGCGGGAAGTAGTCGGCAAGTTCTACTGCGACACCATGTTAACTGTTTCCGGCATCGGGGACCATAATGCGTCGGTCTTGGTTACTTACGTTGAAATGCTGACGAGGTGTTTGAGGTTCGTTAGTGCGATGGGGAGCTGTAGTTTTGGCGGGAAGGCTGGGAGGGAAGTGGCGGCGTCAAAAGCGGTGGTGGTGGCACTGCCGTCCGTGGAGGTGAGAAGTGGTGGCGCTGGCCCCAAGGAATGCGTGATATGCAAGGAAGAGATGGCGGAGAACAGAGATGTATGCGAGCTGCCGTGCCGGCATTTGTTTCATTGGGTGTGTATATTGCGGTGGCTGAGCAAGAGGAACACGTGTCCCTGCTGCCGGTTTAGGCTTCCGACCGATGATGAGTACGGGGAGATCCAGCGGCTCTGGGAGGTTTTGGTTAGTGTCAGTTCTgacttctgagaagggtttaGTTTCGGCTTAGTGTAGTAATATTTAGAGGCGATCGTGGCCATAAAACTTGTAGTATCTCTCACAttatgtacgagtacatatgCAATTTAGTGTTGTTTAACATTAAGCACGGGAAATTGTAGAATTGGCCGGTTGGAATATATTCCGATGGCCGGGCCTGACTGAAGTCGGGCCTAAATCTTAATCATGAACAATTGATGTTAATTATGAAGTGTACAAGTGTGAAGATTAGATGGGTCGTCGAGAAGGGGGGTCGATCAATACT contains:
- the LOC126800076 gene encoding E3 ubiquitin-protein ligase SGR9, amyloplastic, translating into MELETTTTTIMAALAALTPPQLSDLTHTLLSLSHHHRRRISSLLSSHILFSLTLRHLNSLSLHHKTILIARHVISSLHHLALHFQPAANAPPPRVKLRDLDAVLLLLLLCEVHQHDPDALQAPTAKWREVVGKFYCDTMLTVSGIGDHNASVLVTYVEMLTRCLRFVSAMGSCSFGGKAGREVAASKAVVVALPSVEVRSGGAGPKECVICKEEMAENRDVCELPCRHLFHWVCILRWLSKRNTCPCCRFRLPTDDEYGEIQRLWEVLVSVSSDF